Proteins from a single region of Cupriavidus sp. MP-37:
- a CDS encoding tripartite tricarboxylate transporter TctB family protein has product MRIRKQTDFLSGLMFIILGLSFSFVARGYSMGTAARMGPGYFPFWLGIVLALLGAVVAAGSLSHKSEADRMARWDIKTLLWILGSVVLFGLVLKPLGMVLSVLALVLVSSMASHEFTWKGAILNAAILVLISTVAFVYGINLQMPVWPAAFVN; this is encoded by the coding sequence ATGCGCATACGCAAGCAAACCGACTTTCTTTCCGGCCTGATGTTCATCATCCTGGGTCTCAGCTTTTCCTTCGTTGCCCGCGGTTATTCCATGGGCACCGCCGCCAGGATGGGACCGGGCTATTTCCCGTTCTGGCTTGGCATCGTGCTGGCGCTGCTGGGCGCCGTGGTCGCCGCCGGATCGTTGTCGCACAAGAGCGAAGCGGACCGAATGGCGCGCTGGGACATCAAGACGCTGCTGTGGATCCTGGGCTCGGTGGTGCTGTTCGGGCTGGTGCTCAAGCCGCTGGGCATGGTGCTGTCGGTGCTGGCGCTGGTGCTGGTGTCGTCGATGGCCAGCCATGAATTCACCTGGAAGGGCGCCATCCTGAATGCCGCGATCCTGGTGCTGATCAGCACCGTGGCCTTCGTCTATGGCATCAACCTGCAGATGCCGGTATGGCCTGCCGCTTTCGTCAACTAG
- a CDS encoding aliphatic sulfonate ABC transporter substrate-binding protein, whose product MTPTLNSRRRWLMAAAGAAAASALPGVSLGQGPTALRIGYQKSSTLMILLKSRQTLEKALAPRGVAVQWYEFTSGLPLLEALNLGNVDLSADVADAVPPFALAAGASLTYYATETPSPQAQAIVVRADSPIREVAQLKGQRVAFAKGAGAHYLVLEALARAGLSIRDIEPAYLSPADARAAFERGSVAAWVIWDPFLAAVQRQSNARVLRDGEGLSSYRRFYLAATPFARAHAEVLEVVFDALREAGDWVKRNPAEAARWHAPLIGLDAATVEAANARRSYAVRTVDAAALAEQQRIADAFAAQGILPRKVAVSASPVWRKA is encoded by the coding sequence ATGACCCCGACCCTCAATTCCCGTCGCCGCTGGCTTATGGCCGCGGCGGGCGCGGCCGCGGCAAGTGCGCTGCCCGGCGTCAGCCTGGGCCAGGGCCCGACGGCGCTGCGCATCGGCTACCAGAAGTCCTCCACGCTGATGATCCTGCTGAAATCGCGGCAGACGCTGGAAAAGGCCCTGGCGCCCAGGGGCGTGGCGGTGCAGTGGTATGAGTTCACCTCCGGCCTGCCGCTGCTGGAGGCGCTGAACCTCGGCAACGTCGACCTCAGTGCCGACGTCGCCGATGCCGTGCCACCTTTCGCGCTGGCCGCGGGCGCGTCGCTGACGTATTACGCCACCGAGACCCCGTCGCCGCAGGCGCAGGCGATCGTGGTGCGCGCCGATTCGCCGATCCGCGAGGTAGCCCAACTCAAGGGCCAGCGCGTGGCGTTTGCCAAGGGGGCCGGCGCGCACTACCTGGTGCTGGAAGCGCTGGCGCGCGCGGGACTGTCGATCCGCGATATCGAGCCGGCCTATCTGAGTCCCGCCGATGCGCGCGCGGCGTTCGAGCGCGGCAGCGTGGCGGCGTGGGTGATCTGGGATCCGTTCCTGGCGGCGGTGCAGCGCCAGTCCAATGCACGCGTGCTGCGCGATGGCGAGGGGCTGTCGAGCTATCGCCGCTTCTACCTGGCGGCGACGCCGTTCGCGCGCGCACATGCGGAGGTGCTGGAGGTGGTGTTCGACGCGCTGCGCGAAGCGGGCGACTGGGTCAAGCGCAACCCCGCCGAGGCCGCGCGCTGGCACGCACCGCTGATCGGCCTGGATGCCGCCACGGTGGAAGCCGCGAATGCGCGCCGCAGTTATGCCGTGCGCACCGTCGACGCGGCCGCGCTGGCCGAGCAGCAGCGCATTGCCGATGCCTTTGCCGCGCAGGGCATCCTGCCGCGCAAGGTGGCGGTGTCGGCCTCGCCGGTCTGGCGCAAGGCATAA
- a CDS encoding DUF1214 domain-containing protein — MHFPNRTIGVAVLAISMLAGLSGCSSSPQATAPGAAAGAVSEQDIHDAYLYLLGRLLVLRQEQADFQKEGFRWNQIIHRDVGEVSWANPNLDVAYSEAWVAVDDKSCTIFSVPAIKGRYYTIQFLNGWGETVANINERNYPDHPSGEFAACLKGASVALPRTARRIDLPGKTARVLARVEIGANKQQAVALQHRITMRTTGTPTIAPVPATPTFSNDKLPGAEAFDSAALALGSEPDINPGMEALQAKVRAVSAAVASGPAERARVDKVIREKTLPAFFKSFSTAGTFKNGWNRPATIGKYGSDYQTRTLVNLAGIWANSTDEVVYFKTDSDGTGAKLDGGNVYTVTFPKAELPARHVKYFWSVIAVDSKNFHVIPNAKNRFLINKQSRLSYGKDGSLTLYFAPARPEGVPDGNWLPTPKGQNYNLTFRLYGPDQQILSGQWFPAPLVRRN, encoded by the coding sequence ATGCATTTTCCAAACCGAACCATTGGTGTGGCCGTGCTGGCCATTTCGATGCTGGCGGGCCTGTCCGGATGCAGCAGTTCCCCGCAGGCCACCGCCCCGGGCGCCGCGGCGGGTGCGGTGTCGGAACAGGACATCCATGACGCCTACCTCTACCTGCTGGGCCGGCTGCTGGTCTTGCGCCAGGAGCAGGCCGACTTCCAGAAGGAAGGCTTCCGCTGGAACCAGATCATCCACCGCGACGTCGGCGAGGTATCGTGGGCCAATCCGAACCTGGACGTTGCCTACAGTGAAGCCTGGGTCGCGGTCGACGACAAGAGCTGCACGATCTTCAGCGTGCCGGCGATCAAGGGGCGCTACTACACCATCCAGTTCCTGAACGGCTGGGGCGAAACCGTCGCCAACATCAACGAGCGCAACTATCCCGACCATCCGAGCGGCGAATTCGCAGCCTGCCTGAAGGGTGCCAGCGTGGCACTGCCGCGCACGGCGCGGCGCATCGACCTGCCGGGCAAGACCGCACGGGTACTGGCCCGCGTGGAAATCGGCGCAAACAAGCAGCAGGCGGTCGCGCTGCAGCATCGGATCACGATGCGGACTACCGGCACGCCAACGATCGCCCCGGTGCCCGCCACGCCCACCTTCAGCAATGACAAGCTGCCCGGCGCCGAAGCCTTTGACTCGGCAGCCCTTGCGCTGGGCTCGGAGCCTGACATCAATCCGGGCATGGAGGCCTTGCAGGCCAAGGTGCGCGCCGTCAGCGCCGCGGTGGCCAGCGGGCCCGCCGAACGCGCGCGGGTGGACAAGGTCATCCGCGAGAAGACCCTGCCCGCGTTCTTCAAGTCGTTCTCCACGGCGGGTACTTTCAAGAATGGCTGGAACCGGCCGGCGACCATCGGCAAGTACGGCAGCGACTACCAGACCCGTACCCTGGTGAACCTGGCCGGGATCTGGGCCAACAGCACCGACGAGGTGGTCTATTTCAAGACGGATAGCGATGGCACAGGCGCCAAGCTGGACGGCGGCAACGTCTACACCGTCACCTTCCCGAAGGCGGAACTGCCCGCCCGTCACGTCAAGTACTTCTGGTCGGTGATCGCGGTGGATTCCAAGAACTTCCACGTGATCCCCAATGCGAAGAACCGGTTCCTGATCAACAAGCAGTCCAGGCTGAGCTACGGCAAGGACGGTTCACTGACGCTGTACTTCGCGCCCGCCAGGCCGGAAGGCGTCCCCGATGGCAACTGGCTGCCGACGCCCAAGGGGCAGAACTACAATCTGACCTTCCGCTTGTATGGACCGGACCAGCAGATCCTGTCGGGGCAGTGGTTCCCGGCGCCGCTGGTCAGGCGCAACTGA
- a CDS encoding tripartite tricarboxylate transporter permease has translation MELLSHLALGFSTALSLQNLAYAFLGCVLGTLIGVLPGLGPLATIAMLLPITYTLPPVAALIMLAGIYYGAQYGGSTTAILVNLPGESSAVVTTLDGYQMARRGRAGVALATAGLGSFFAGSVATLILAAFATPLSELAFKFGPAEYFSLMVLGLIGAVVLASGSLVKAVAMIVLGLLLGLVGTDVNSGAARFSFDVPELTDGISITALAMGLFGFAEIIANLEQKEHRETFTDRVTNLFPTREDFRRMIPAVLRGTALGSSLGILPGGGASLASFAAYSLEKKASKYPEEFGKGAIEGVAGPESANNAAAQTSFIPLLTLGIPPNAVMALMVGAMTIHNIQPGPQVMSSNPALFWGLIASMWIGNLMLVVLNLPLIGVWVKLLTVPYRFLYPAILVFCSIGVYSVNNTVFDVFAAASCGLIGYVFHKLRCEPAPLLLGFVLGPMMEENFRRTLLLSRGDFSVFTTRPLSLGLLVAAAALVAVVALPSIKAKREEAFQEE, from the coding sequence ATGGAGTTGCTGAGTCATCTCGCGCTGGGGTTTTCCACCGCGCTTTCGCTGCAGAACCTGGCCTACGCCTTCCTGGGCTGCGTGCTGGGCACGCTGATCGGCGTGCTGCCGGGCCTGGGTCCGCTGGCCACCATCGCCATGCTGCTGCCGATCACCTACACGCTGCCGCCGGTGGCCGCGCTGATCATGCTGGCCGGCATCTACTACGGTGCGCAGTACGGTGGCTCCACCACCGCGATCCTGGTGAACCTGCCGGGTGAATCGTCGGCGGTGGTGACCACGCTGGACGGCTACCAGATGGCGCGGCGCGGACGGGCCGGCGTGGCGCTGGCCACCGCGGGCCTGGGCTCGTTCTTCGCCGGCAGCGTGGCCACGCTGATCCTGGCCGCGTTTGCCACGCCGCTGTCGGAGCTGGCGTTCAAGTTCGGCCCGGCCGAATACTTCTCGCTGATGGTGCTGGGCCTGATCGGCGCCGTGGTGCTGGCCTCCGGTTCGCTGGTCAAGGCCGTGGCGATGATCGTGCTGGGGCTGTTGCTGGGCCTGGTCGGCACCGATGTGAACTCCGGCGCCGCGCGCTTCTCGTTCGACGTGCCGGAGCTGACCGACGGCATCAGCATTACCGCGCTGGCGATGGGTCTGTTCGGCTTTGCCGAGATCATTGCCAACCTGGAGCAGAAGGAGCATCGCGAGACCTTCACCGACCGCGTCACCAACTTGTTCCCGACGCGGGAAGATTTCAGGCGCATGATCCCGGCGGTGCTGCGCGGCACCGCACTGGGTTCGTCGCTGGGCATCCTGCCGGGCGGCGGCGCCTCGCTGGCTTCGTTCGCGGCTTACTCGCTGGAGAAGAAGGCGTCGAAATACCCGGAAGAATTCGGCAAGGGCGCGATCGAAGGCGTGGCCGGTCCGGAATCGGCCAACAACGCCGCGGCGCAGACCTCATTCATCCCGCTGCTGACGCTGGGCATTCCGCCCAATGCGGTGATGGCGCTGATGGTGGGGGCCATGACCATCCACAACATCCAGCCCGGCCCGCAGGTGATGAGCAGCAATCCGGCGCTGTTCTGGGGCCTGATCGCGTCGATGTGGATCGGCAACCTGATGCTGGTGGTGCTGAACCTGCCGCTGATCGGCGTATGGGTGAAGCTGCTGACCGTGCCTTACCGCTTCCTGTACCCGGCGATCCTGGTGTTCTGCAGCATCGGCGTCTACTCGGTCAACAACACGGTGTTCGACGTCTTTGCCGCGGCCAGCTGCGGCCTGATCGGCTATGTCTTCCACAAGCTGCGCTGCGAGCCGGCGCCGCTGCTGCTGGGCTTCGTGCTGGGGCCGATGATGGAAGAAAACTTCCGCCGCACGCTGCTGCTGTCGCGCGGCGATTTCTCGGTCTTTACCACGCGCCCGCTGTCGCTGGGCCTGCTGGTTGCTGCCGCGGCGCTGGTGGCCGTGGTGGCGTTGCCGTCGATCAAGGCCAAGCGCGAAGAGGCGTTCCAGGAGGAATAA
- a CDS encoding glyoxalase superfamily protein — protein sequence MNLSAGIPILRIFAVDKAKEFYLDFLGFTLDWEHRFEDGLPLYAQVRRDGLTLHLSEHHGDATPGSTVFVPVEDIDALHQELTAKDYPYARPGVEDVGWGRMLQVADPFGNRLRFCEVTED from the coding sequence ATGAACTTGTCCGCCGGCATCCCCATCCTCCGAATCTTCGCGGTCGACAAGGCCAAGGAGTTCTACCTGGATTTCCTTGGCTTCACGCTCGACTGGGAGCATCGCTTCGAAGACGGGTTGCCGCTGTACGCGCAGGTCAGGCGCGACGGCCTGACGCTGCATCTGAGCGAGCACCATGGCGATGCCACGCCGGGGTCGACCGTGTTCGTGCCGGTGGAGGACATCGATGCGCTGCACCAGGAACTGACCGCCAAGGACTATCCGTACGCCAGACCTGGTGTCGAGGACGTGGGCTGGGGCCGGATGCTGCAGGTGGCCGATCCGTTCGGGAACCGGCTGCGCTTTTGCGAGGTGACAGAGGATTAG
- a CDS encoding phosphocholine-specific phospholipase C — protein MTFNPSKRQFLKTSLGTGAAAAVLASFPPSIRRALAIEANNATGTIQDVKHVVMVMLENRSFDNYFGTFKGVRGYGDRFAIPLPNGKNAFYQTDANGNTLTPYHLDETQGNAQRAGGTPHTWPDAQAAWDHGRMDRWPVAKKALSMGYYDNAEIPFQRALAEAFTLCDAYHCAMHTGTIPNRLFYWTGSNGPTGDNVAVMINEFNAGADVGPSTEGWTWKTYADRLQGAGVSWKVYQNVPDNYGCNQMMSFRHWRAEMEKMPEGRKLSNTAGAGVNPPYNPDIDDQYSAFAKGFCNTMPDGGFLQSLRDDVQNGRLPEVSWIIPPAEFSEHPGPSSPAKGGWYVQAILDALTASPEVWSKTVLLINFDENDGFFDHSPPPTAPSRNPDGTLAGKSTLDDAQMAYEYFNFPPATAKQPPQDGKPFGPGPRVPLWVVSPWSRGGWVNSEVFDHTSVLRFLEARFGVMEPQISAYRRAVCGDLTSAFNFATPNTETLPVLTGRTTRADATSLTAWQQTQPAIPVPATPALPAQATGSRPSRKLPYELHTSARVDAAARTVRLLFANGSAHQAGAVFHVYDKLHLDRIPRRYVVEAGKALDDAWDVNADGGKYDLWVLGPNGYHRAFTGDLSETATTSAEIQVCYNPCKKPTIQVKLHNDSDADVTFTVKALAYRDDGPWTQRVKRGKVETLEWPVAESGNWYDFVVTCEASPAFTRRFAGRMETGEDTVSDPAMGVI, from the coding sequence ATGACCTTCAATCCGTCCAAGCGACAGTTCCTCAAGACCAGCCTCGGCACCGGCGCCGCCGCCGCGGTGCTGGCCAGCTTTCCGCCCAGCATCCGCCGCGCGCTGGCGATCGAGGCCAACAACGCCACCGGCACCATCCAGGACGTCAAGCACGTCGTGATGGTGATGCTGGAAAACCGCTCGTTCGACAACTACTTCGGCACCTTCAAGGGCGTGCGGGGCTACGGCGACCGCTTTGCGATCCCGCTGCCGAACGGCAAGAACGCGTTCTACCAGACCGATGCCAACGGCAATACGCTGACGCCCTACCACCTCGATGAAACCCAGGGCAACGCGCAGCGCGCCGGCGGCACGCCGCACACCTGGCCCGATGCGCAGGCCGCGTGGGACCACGGCCGCATGGACCGCTGGCCGGTGGCCAAGAAGGCGCTGTCGATGGGCTACTACGACAACGCCGAGATCCCGTTCCAGCGCGCGCTGGCCGAGGCCTTCACGCTGTGCGACGCGTACCACTGCGCGATGCACACCGGCACCATCCCCAACCGCCTGTTCTACTGGACCGGCAGCAACGGTCCCACCGGCGACAACGTCGCGGTGATGATCAATGAATTCAACGCGGGTGCGGACGTGGGCCCGTCCACCGAGGGCTGGACCTGGAAGACCTACGCCGACCGCCTGCAAGGCGCGGGCGTGAGCTGGAAGGTCTACCAGAACGTGCCGGACAACTACGGCTGCAACCAGATGATGAGCTTCCGCCACTGGCGCGCCGAGATGGAAAAGATGCCGGAAGGGCGCAAGCTGTCCAACACCGCCGGCGCCGGCGTCAACCCGCCCTACAATCCGGATATCGACGACCAGTACAGCGCGTTCGCCAAGGGCTTCTGCAACACCATGCCCGACGGCGGCTTCCTGCAGTCGCTGCGCGACGACGTGCAGAACGGCCGGCTGCCCGAAGTGTCGTGGATCATCCCGCCGGCGGAGTTCAGCGAGCACCCCGGCCCGTCCAGCCCGGCCAAGGGTGGCTGGTACGTGCAGGCCATCCTCGATGCGCTGACCGCATCGCCGGAGGTGTGGAGCAAGACCGTGCTGCTGATCAACTTCGACGAGAACGACGGCTTCTTCGACCACAGCCCGCCGCCGACCGCGCCGTCGCGCAACCCGGACGGCACGCTGGCCGGCAAGTCGACCCTCGACGACGCGCAGATGGCCTACGAGTACTTCAACTTCCCGCCCGCCACGGCCAAACAGCCGCCGCAGGACGGCAAGCCGTTCGGGCCGGGGCCGCGCGTGCCGCTGTGGGTGGTGTCGCCGTGGAGCCGCGGCGGCTGGGTCAACTCCGAGGTGTTCGACCACACCTCGGTGCTGCGCTTCCTGGAAGCGCGCTTCGGCGTGATGGAGCCGCAGATCAGCGCCTACCGCCGTGCGGTGTGCGGCGACCTGACCAGCGCCTTCAACTTCGCCACGCCCAACACCGAGACCCTGCCCGTGCTGACGGGCCGCACCACGCGCGCCGACGCCACCAGCCTGACCGCCTGGCAGCAGACGCAGCCGGCGATCCCGGTGCCGGCCACGCCCGCGCTGCCGGCGCAGGCCACCGGCTCGCGCCCGTCGCGCAAGCTGCCGTATGAGCTGCATACCAGTGCGCGCGTCGATGCCGCCGCCCGCACCGTGCGGCTGCTGTTCGCCAACGGCAGCGCGCACCAGGCGGGCGCGGTGTTCCATGTCTACGACAAGCTGCACCTGGACCGCATTCCCCGCCGCTATGTGGTCGAGGCCGGCAAGGCGCTGGACGATGCGTGGGACGTCAATGCCGACGGCGGCAAGTACGACCTGTGGGTGCTAGGGCCCAACGGCTACCACCGCGCCTTCACCGGCGATCTCAGCGAGACGGCCACCACGTCCGCCGAAATCCAGGTCTGCTACAACCCCTGCAAGAAGCCGACGATCCAGGTCAAGCTGCATAACGACAGCGATGCCGACGTGACCTTCACGGTCAAGGCACTGGCCTATCGCGACGACGGCCCTTGGACGCAGCGGGTCAAGCGCGGCAAGGTGGAAACGCTGGAATGGCCGGTGGCCGAAAGCGGCAACTGGTACGACTTCGTCGTCACCTGCGAGGCCAGCCCGGCGTTCACGCGCCGCTTTGCCGGGCGCATGGAGACCGGCGAGGATACCGTCAGCGATCCGGCGATGGGCGTGATCTGA
- a CDS encoding DUF1254 domain-containing protein has protein sequence MKIKLTAACTTGMALAMLGTAHAQPATTPPAGTPVPVTVDNFIRAETDMYLGGLIRQGGIGKLLHRREPASIDQQTVIRLNRDTLYSSGVFDLDAGPVTITMPDPGKRFMALQVINEDHYVPNVFYGKGTYTLTRENVGTRYVATAIRTLVDPNSADDIRQVHALQDAIKVSQQAPGKFEPPAWDAASQKKIRDALLVLSSTMPDFRKAFGTRDTVDPVRRLIGTAAAWGGNPDKDAVYLNVTPAKNDGKTVYRLNVKDVPVDAFWSVSVYNAAGYFQKNPANAYTVNNLTAKKGSDGAIAIQFGGCDGQVPNCLPVVEGWNYTVRLYRPRAEVLSGAWNFPQPQPVN, from the coding sequence ATGAAGATCAAACTGACCGCCGCCTGCACGACGGGCATGGCCCTCGCCATGCTTGGCACTGCCCACGCCCAGCCGGCAACGACGCCGCCGGCCGGCACCCCCGTTCCCGTTACCGTCGACAACTTCATTCGCGCCGAGACCGACATGTACCTGGGCGGGCTGATCAGGCAGGGCGGCATCGGCAAGCTGCTGCATCGGCGCGAGCCTGCATCGATCGACCAGCAGACCGTCATCCGCCTTAACCGCGACACGCTCTATTCGTCCGGTGTGTTCGACCTCGATGCCGGCCCGGTGACCATCACCATGCCGGACCCGGGCAAGCGCTTCATGGCCTTGCAGGTCATCAACGAAGACCACTATGTGCCCAACGTGTTCTACGGCAAGGGCACGTACACGCTGACGCGCGAGAACGTCGGTACGCGCTATGTGGCCACGGCGATCCGCACGCTGGTGGATCCGAACAGCGCGGATGACATCCGGCAGGTCCATGCGTTGCAGGATGCGATCAAGGTAAGCCAGCAGGCCCCGGGGAAGTTCGAGCCGCCCGCGTGGGATGCGGCCAGCCAGAAGAAGATCCGCGATGCGCTGCTGGTGCTGTCGTCGACCATGCCGGACTTCAGGAAGGCGTTCGGCACCCGGGATACGGTGGACCCGGTACGCCGCCTGATCGGCACTGCCGCGGCCTGGGGCGGCAATCCTGACAAGGACGCTGTCTACCTCAACGTCACGCCCGCGAAGAACGACGGCAAGACGGTCTATCGCCTCAACGTGAAGGACGTGCCCGTCGATGCGTTCTGGTCGGTCAGCGTCTACAACGCCGCCGGCTACTTCCAGAAGAATCCCGCCAATGCCTACACGGTCAACAACCTGACGGCGAAGAAGGGCAGTGATGGTGCCATCGCCATCCAGTTCGGCGGCTGTGACGGCCAGGTACCCAACTGCCTGCCGGTGGTCGAGGGCTGGAACTACACCGTGCGGCTCTATCGGCCCCGCGCCGAAGTCCTGAGCGGCGCGTGGAATTTCCCGCAGCCGCAGCCGGTCAACTGA